The DNA window TGGCGGCCTCAATCCTGACAACGTGGCTGAGTCTGTCAAGGCTTTGGGTCCCCTCGCTGATCGAGtgattggtgttgatgtgagCAGTGgtgtggaggaggatggaaaACAAAGCTTAGACAAGATCGCAGCTTTCATaaaggctgccaaggaaATCTGATAAAAGATAGAATAAAATACAGGTTATGCAATTGCAGAAAAATCTCATGAGCACTCCAGTTTGATTGAAGCCGTGTGGTTGTAAGCCATTTTAAAGTGCCCCCTTTCTAAGGTGGtccttataatatttcttttgcGGGAACCCTTCTCCAAGGCACGGATATTGTTATCCCATTCTATACATTCTCTCTCTGATGGCACAAGGCGCTATCCAACATGCACTTAGACTCATAGTCTCGCATATTCATCTCTCATCACAACAAGCCctgatcttgagcttttacattgacttctcttctttttgaaACCTCTTCCTATAATCTCACTCCTTGTTCTATCTTACAACGAGGCCCTCGGTCTTCAGCATAGTAGAGGATCTCAAGGCTGGTTGATAAGtacttttctctcttctAATATCATCTTTCACTTTTGGTCCTGCCcagcaacagcctcttcatcctgtTCCACAGGATATCTTCACTTTCGCCTACCAATActtattctctctttctacTTCAATTTCTATTCTTTTCCTCATTGGACTTCTGCATCTTTGACCAACGTACACCATTGATCGGTCCTCGTCCTTCAGCTTTTCGACAGTTTATCAGCAGACATGGTTGCTCAGATTTTCAAGAACCGTATAATTTCAGCTGCAGGGCCTCTCCCTGGTCAGTTGACAGTGGAAAACCTGAAGCGATGGATCTCACTTCGCAAAGGCGTCTTTATCgacgactttgatgagactgtCACTCATCTCCTCTGCACCAAGGAACAGTTCGACAAGAAACTTCCCAAAGGTACTAATCTTTGTTTCTTGTTCTCTTTATATGGCAACTACTTATAACTTGTTAGTCAAAAAGGCATTGAAACTTGGAAAGGGCATTCACATTGTTCATTGTGACTGGTTCGAGTATTCGAcggtcaagaacaagaaattGCCTGAAGCGGACTATTCCATGAGAAGTCTCATCGCAAAGGAAAAcgcaaagaagagagaaatggcTCGGATCGAGAAGGGTATAAGGAACGCGGAGAAATTTGTTAACACAAGTATGCTCTTCGCAGTTCTACTGATTTATGAAAACTAAAGCTCTTCTAGACCGCTTCCACCTCTATCGAGATCGTCTCAACTTTGTCTACGAGGTCGACCTTACTCGAGATAATGAGTTCACAGGCGAGTTCGGACAGAAGTATACTCTTTGCGTAAGTAAGATTTGCCTCTCGCATGTCTTGATACTAACAATAAACAGTTATGGGAGTCCAACGCCAAACCTCACTTGTACTGGTTCACGGCCAAATTCCTCAAACAAAAGGGGAGCTCTCAGCCCATGTATCATCGCCCTAGTCCTCACGAGGGAAAATGGAGGGTGGAGATGGAGCTGTTTATGGACTTCTTTAAAAAGAAGACTGGGATCGCTTGGGAAGATCGGGTGTCACTAGCCCAAACAATGCCCAGTTCGTATTTTCAGTACGAGCCTCCGGTATGTCTCAAGTCAATTGCTCTTCATGAAGATAATTTGCTAATGATATTTAGTCCAGGGGTAAACCCATAGGGAGACGACTAAAGCACGACATCGAGTTTTGTCGAAATATCAATGCTACGATTCGGGGGTTACCGCTGCCTCCCcccgaagaagaggagcgtAAGACTGATTCGGCTGAGGATGAGTCTGATGATGGCCCAAGAGcccttgaagaagatgatgatgaagtgaTGGTTTCACCCCCGGATTCCCCTCGCGCTGTGGCGGGAGAATCTGGCATCGACCTAAAGGAGCTTGGGGACGACATTGAAATGGCTTCACCTCCTGGTcctgagaagctcaaagatGAAAACGAATCCTACTCCAGCTTGGGAGCCTCTCGGGACTGCAGGGAAGAGATTCCACCTTCTGAGTTTGAGCATTCTCAGGATGAAAAGGCAGCCATCACTAATTTTGAGACCATTAACGGTGAAAGGAAGGCTGAATCACCTCCTGAGTCTGAGAAGGCTCAGGAAGCAGACAAATCGACTGGTGTCTTTATGGATGATGCAGAGACCAATAGTGCTCTTGCTACTCCAGCCTCTTCTATTGCTGAGAAAGACCTATCACATGCAGAAAATGAGGGTGCCGCCGTGGTTCCTGGTGATGTGGGCGAGATGGGAATCTCCTTTGAATTCGAGACACGAGAGTCTCTTTAGTTGGGAGTTCATCTGATGGTTATGGGTATTGCAGGCTTGCTATCTTGCTGGGCATGACAAAAACGAGTGCGCCAGGTCTCGGGTTATCAATTATGAATCTCAACCCCAATTGCTAGGGAGCTTAAGTAATGGGCTACTGTTGGTTGgagcagcagaagatgattgGGACGTGCATATCTTGGGGGACTTGGTGGCAATCGCTCAGTATGCTTGGCGTATATAGAATGATAGCTAATTAGATAGCAATGCTCATAATGGCTTATAGTTGATTCACTTGTACATAAACCGATGTGTTATTGCCAGTCTCCTGTTGTTTCCGGTCTTCAGAACCTCAACTTTGGCAAAACAAAGACCACGAGTATGCATGCCACAGCAAGCAAAGCAATATATGCATACAGGAGTAGTCTCCCAAAGTATCCCTTTCCTTCTGTCATCCTCTTGAGCATACCCATTCGCCCCTTCGCCGCCTCCATGCTCTGTTCCGTCTTATCCATTCCCTCGCCTGCACGCGCCACTACGTCCTTGTCTGCCTCGAGAGTTGTTGAGAATCGTTGTGAGCTTGACTTTAGAGCACTCGCCATCTGAAGAATCGATTCTGAAAGGGCTTCCTGTTCGGCTCGTTGATGGTCAAGTAAAGCTTCAGccgttgctgttgatgtttgggGAGTGGAGGGTTTGCTTCGATTGACGAAAAGCGCCGCGCGTGCCGTTGAATGGGCAGAcggtgatggagatgaaggtgCACCTCTTGATCTTAGGTTCTGCGTTGTTTGCGTGGGTTGTTGTTTGTGCTCTTGCGATGTCGTAGACGTGTCAGGGGGTGTTGTCGATGCTGGCGCTGGTACTGTGGCTGTTGTCACTGGTATCGTTGTTGCCTTGGGGGGCTCTGactcggcatcatcatcttgccCTGAGCTTTCCGTGGGTTGGCCTGTTGATATGGAATCGACCATGCTATCGCTCGGCGTAGGTATTATTTCTGAGAGGATATCTTCTCCGTCGgtactctcatcatcttcgtcctcctcaaTTGCCACCTGTCGTGATGTCAGCTTCGATCCTTTGCCTTGTCCCATAAACCATTTCTTACTTGTCTCAAGTCTTCTAGCCTATCCAGTAGCAGTTCTAGAAGCTCTCTCTTCCTGTTCAAATCACTTTGTACTTCAGCCCTCCGACCTGGCGCTTTAATTCCAAGCGCATCGTGTTCTAGTTTCGTCAAAGAGCTTCGTGCATATTCGAGATTCTACAGCTCAGAGTCAGTGTAAACGGATGTGGAATCCGGCACGGGCGCTCTCACAGATGCTACTCGTGCTCTTTCGAATTCGCTCGATCGTAGTCGTCGTTCGCGGTCGCTATCTGTATGAAGAACGGTCTTTTGTAGTCGCAGCAGCAGGGTTCCCAGCTCTGCTGATGCAATATCGATTGCGCTTCTATTAATTGGATGTACGGTAGAATTTGAGAGTCGCGCCATGGTCGTCTTTTTGTTTGGTTGTCGATCTCTTGAATCTTCCCCGTCTCTGGTACTGTCGTTGGTGATTTAAGTGACGTGTGAGGTTCGGAAGCTCAAGCTATAGCGGGTCTTTGTAGCATGAGCATGTGCCAAGCCCCGTCGCAGCCTATAAGGCCATACCTAACGACCAACTGGACTCTTGCTGAATAGGGTCAATATATAAATCCTATACAAGAATATAAATCGGTTCATAAACGTTTAGTGGGCTATAAGGTTTAAGGACGTTGAACCTCATTTGGCCAGTGTCAGATCAAGGACCGTACCAGAAGGCACCTAGCTGATGGAGTAGATCACGCAGCTGATGCTCGTGTTTCCATTATCATTCATAgggaggaggccaagacaaGATAAGATGACCATAATAAGACACCCAGAACCACTGCAGTAGGTACACAGTGGAATACGGAACATACTAGCGATAATTTATGAGTCGTTATTTGAAGGAACAAAACCTCGTGTCCGGTGTGGGAGAATATCCTACCCTATATATCGCATATTGGGTTGATCAGTCCCAATGCCCAAACGCCATACGCCGCTCGAAAATGAACAGAAACATGACAGTAAAACCATACAAAAACCGATGCCATATTTACCCGTCCCGTCCGCGTTTTCGATGGACGGAGGGCTTTAATAACAATGGCAGTTTACTGGCGAAGCATGAGACCGCCCGATGCTTGGCAATTGTCCAAATACCGAAAGCTCTGCGTTCCCCCTTAAAACGCAAGGTCCGATAATATAGTGGCCGATGTGTCTTGAGTTGGGTGGTCAACCTAATCTCTTGGCTCACTTTTCCTATCGTCAccttcatccttctcctcttccttctccaaaGCATTGCGCAGCCTCTCTTCTTGGCGCTTCCAATGACCTCCCTCTTCATAGTCTGCGCTGATCTTCAATGCTTTCCGTAGTCGTTCgctctccttgatcttggcatcGGCCATCTCGTGGACCTGGTGTTGCTTAAATGTCTTTCTTTGGCCGCCCCTCCTCCCAGAATTCATCTCGGCGAGGAGTTTTTGTCGGAGCTCGTCGCATCGCCTATCgatctcgtcttcgtcaACCCTTGACCATGTTAGCACAGCCAGCTTTGCAATTGGATGTATTCAAAGTTgtactcttcttcttcaagcttgtCCCTCAAGTCAAAGACCTTAACTTCGACTTCGCGCTTGCGGTCATGCTCCAGGATCCCCTTGTCTGGCTGCCGTTGCTTGTGTCGCAAGCTATCGAGGTCTTTGGGATAAGGAGCGCCGTAGTCGCGAGGCTTGATCTGAGCAAGGTTGCGTTGAACGTAGCCCGAGGTGCCACTACCTCGGGGGGTGTTGAGACCAACGTTGTCAGACATTACAGTAGACAAAGTGTCGTAATTTGAATTGTTGAAAGGACTGTTGGTGTAAGTCG is part of the Fusarium fujikuroi IMI 58289 draft genome, chromosome FFUJ_chr07 genome and encodes:
- a CDS encoding probable Pre-mRNA-splicing factor CWC21, whose product is MSDNVGLNTPRGSGTSGYVQRNLAQIKPRDYGAPYPKDLDSLRHKQRQPDKGILEHDRKREVEVKVFDLRDKLEEEEVDEDEIDRRCDELRQKLLAEMNSGRRGGQRKTFKQHQVHEMADAKIKESERLRKALKISADYEEGGHWKRQEERLRNALEKEEEKDEGDDRKSEPRD